One region of Flavobacteriales bacterium genomic DNA includes:
- the sufD gene encoding Fe-S cluster assembly protein SufD, with protein sequence MKLKDKLIQAYKDGATRGLSFEAEREKYIQQLEEMGFPTIKDEEWKYTNLLPILKNDYQLSESLSEITAHSLEEYILTDTDTHLVVFVNGQYSEELSSVDDEHACICSLAEAEVKKPEIFKKYWGSCLPKNPDSLVALNSALSNNGTFIYVPKNKLVEKPIQIVYITNDVSADLFLQTRNLIVVEENAQVQITERHQNFDGKEVFTNALTEISAAANSIVDFYKIQNDKRSCSLIDNTWVNQEKTSNCTVDTFSFGGKFIRNNLSFLLNGEYAESNMRGITLIGQNQLVDHHTLVDHAVPNCQSNELYKGIFDDNAKGVFNGKVMVRPDSQKTNAFQSNNNLLLTDSASIDTKPQLEIYADDVACSHGCTIGQLDDEALFYLRSRGIPFKEAQAMLMYAFANDVLSNVKIPELKEKLNRIIAEKLGVKLNIEV encoded by the coding sequence GTGAAATTAAAAGACAAACTCATACAAGCATATAAAGACGGGGCAACTCGTGGACTTTCTTTTGAGGCTGAAAGAGAAAAATACATTCAGCAATTGGAAGAAATGGGTTTTCCTACCATAAAAGATGAAGAATGGAAGTACACCAACCTTTTGCCCATTCTAAAAAATGACTATCAGCTTTCGGAGTCCTTATCTGAGATTACGGCACATTCTCTTGAGGAATACATTTTGACAGATACAGACACCCATTTGGTCGTTTTTGTAAACGGTCAGTATTCAGAGGAATTATCGTCTGTCGATGATGAACATGCTTGTATATGTTCGTTAGCTGAAGCTGAAGTAAAAAAACCAGAAATATTTAAAAAATATTGGGGCAGTTGTTTGCCTAAAAACCCTGATAGTTTGGTAGCCCTAAATTCTGCTTTGTCAAACAACGGTACTTTTATTTATGTGCCCAAGAATAAGCTTGTAGAAAAACCCATTCAGATAGTATACATCACTAATGATGTATCGGCAGACTTGTTTTTACAAACACGAAACCTTATTGTAGTCGAAGAAAATGCCCAAGTACAAATTACGGAAAGGCATCAAAACTTCGATGGTAAAGAAGTATTTACCAATGCCCTTACTGAGATAAGTGCAGCAGCTAACTCAATTGTCGATTTTTATAAAATACAAAACGACAAACGCAGTTGTTCGTTAATCGACAACACTTGGGTCAATCAAGAAAAAACCTCAAACTGTACGGTAGATACCTTCAGCTTTGGTGGAAAGTTTATCAGAAACAACCTTAGCTTTTTGCTTAATGGCGAATATGCCGAAAGCAATATGAGGGGCATTACCCTTATCGGACAAAATCAACTAGTCGACCATCACACATTGGTAGACCACGCCGTCCCCAATTGCCAAAGTAATGAACTTTACAAGGGTATTTTTGATGACAATGCCAAAGGTGTTTTTAACGGTAAAGTTATGGTTCGTCCAGACTCACAAAAGACCAATGCCTTTCAGTCTAACAACAACTTGTTACTCACAGACTCGGCATCTATAGACACCAAACCTCAATTAGAAATTTATGCCGATGATGTGGCATGTAGTCACGGTTGTACCATAGGGCAATTAGATGATGAAGCCTTATTCTACTTACGCTCTAGAGGTATTCCTTTCAAAGAAGCACAAGCTATGCTAATGTATGCCTTTGCCAATGACGTACTTTCCAACGTTAAAATTCCCGAACTCAAAGAGAAATTAAACCGAATAATCGCCGAAAAACTCGGTGTTAAATTGAATATAGAAGTATAG
- a CDS encoding cysteine desulfurase, whose amino-acid sequence MDVNDIRHQFPTLHQEVNGHPLVYLDNGATTHKPQVVIDAISYYYEKLNSNIHRGVHFLSQQATDAYEASRETIRQHFNAQHLHEIIFTKGNTEAINLVANGFRQILQEGDEVLVSAMEHHSNIVPWQMACESSSATLKVIPMDEKGVLDMDSYKNLLSKQTKVVAVNHISNALGTINPVKQMIQWAHEVGAAVLIDGAQAGPHCSIDVQDLDADFYCISGHKVYGPTGIGALYGKEEWLKRLPPYQGGGEMIATVSFDKTTYADLPHKFEAGTPNIAGGIALKTAIDWINQIGLDNIVSYEKELVDYATEELSKIKGIRFIGQAQEKAGVISFLVGDIHPYDMGMILDKLGIAVRTGHHCAQPVMDQFCIPGTVRASFAVYNTKEDVNRLVEGVKKAQTMLS is encoded by the coding sequence ATAGACGTTAATGACATACGCCATCAGTTTCCCACACTTCATCAAGAAGTGAACGGACATCCTTTGGTCTATTTGGACAATGGAGCAACGACACACAAACCTCAAGTGGTTATTGATGCTATCAGTTATTATTATGAAAAATTAAATTCTAATATCCATCGAGGCGTTCATTTTCTAAGCCAACAAGCCACCGATGCCTACGAAGCATCTAGAGAAACTATTCGTCAGCACTTCAATGCCCAACACCTTCACGAAATCATTTTTACTAAAGGAAACACCGAAGCCATCAATTTAGTGGCAAATGGTTTTCGTCAAATTTTACAAGAGGGAGATGAGGTATTGGTGTCGGCTATGGAACACCACTCCAACATTGTGCCTTGGCAAATGGCCTGTGAAAGTAGCTCTGCCACCCTTAAGGTTATCCCTATGGACGAAAAGGGAGTTCTAGATATGGATAGCTATAAAAATCTTTTATCTAAACAAACAAAAGTGGTTGCTGTCAATCATATTTCTAATGCTTTGGGAACGATAAACCCTGTCAAGCAAATGATACAGTGGGCGCATGAAGTTGGTGCGGCAGTTTTGATTGATGGTGCTCAAGCTGGGCCACATTGTAGCATTGACGTACAAGACTTAGACGCTGATTTTTACTGCATTTCGGGACACAAAGTATATGGTCCAACAGGCATTGGAGCATTGTATGGCAAAGAAGAATGGTTAAAAAGACTACCCCCTTATCAAGGTGGTGGAGAAATGATTGCCACTGTAAGTTTCGATAAAACGACTTATGCCGATTTGCCTCATAAATTCGAAGCAGGAACACCCAATATAGCTGGAGGTATTGCCCTCAAAACAGCTATCGATTGGATAAATCAGATTGGCTTAGATAATATCGTTTCCTACGAAAAAGAATTAGTGGATTATGCCACAGAAGAACTGAGCAAAATCAAAGGCATACGATTTATCGGTCAAGCTCAAGAAAAAGCTGGTGTTATTTCCTTTTTAGTCGGAGATATTCACCCTTACGATATGGGCATGATTTTAGATAAACTAGGTATCGCTGTTCGAACGGGACATCATTGCGCACAGCCCGTTATGGATCAATTTTGTATCCCTGGTACTGTAAGGGCATCTTTTGCCGTTTACAATACCAAAGAAGATGTAAACCGATTAGTGGAAGGAGTCAAAAAAGCACAAACAATGTTATCCTAA
- a CDS encoding SufE family protein — translation MASIQDIQQDIIDEFDMFEEWMEKYEHIIDLGKSLPLIEEQFKTDDNLIKGCQSRVWLHAQHKDGKVIYTADSDAIMTKGIIALLVRAFSEQKAQDIVEADTDFINQIGLKEQLSPTRANGLVSMVKQMKLYALAFQSQN, via the coding sequence ATGGCAAGTATTCAAGACATACAACAAGATATCATAGATGAATTCGATATGTTCGAAGAATGGATGGAGAAGTACGAGCATATTATTGACTTGGGCAAAAGCTTACCCCTCATAGAAGAACAATTTAAGACCGATGACAACCTCATTAAAGGTTGTCAGTCTAGAGTTTGGCTACATGCTCAGCACAAAGACGGTAAAGTCATCTATACTGCCGATAGCGACGCCATAATGACTAAAGGAATAATCGCTCTATTGGTACGTGCTTTTTCAGAACAAAAAGCACAAGATATTGTTGAGGCAGATACAGACTTCATCAACCAAATTGGACTCAAAGAACAGCTATCGCCAACACGAGCTAATGGTCTAGTCTCGATGGTCAAGCAAATGAAATTATACGCTTTAGCGTTTCAATCACAAAACTAA
- a CDS encoding SUF system Fe-S cluster assembly protein yields MKTDAELQAIGEKIVERICQIYDPEIPVNIYELGLIYDIQVSEDCDVEIEMTLTSPNCPVAETLPVEVEEKVKVVEEVRNVKVNITFDPPWDKDMMSEEAKLELGML; encoded by the coding sequence ATGAAAACAGATGCTGAATTACAAGCCATAGGCGAAAAAATAGTCGAAAGAATTTGTCAGATTTATGACCCTGAAATTCCAGTAAACATTTATGAACTTGGATTGATTTATGATATTCAAGTGAGTGAGGATTGCGATGTAGAAATAGAGATGACTTTAACTTCTCCCAACTGTCCTGTGGCAGAAACTTTACCTGTAGAAGTAGAAGAAAAAGTTAAGGTGGTTGAAGAAGTACGCAACGTCAAAGTAAACATCACTTTCGACCCCCCTTGGGACAAAGATATGATGAGCGAAGAAGCTAAACTAGAATTGGGAATGTTATAA
- a CDS encoding DUF2480 family protein: MSDEIVNRVANSGLVNFDLEAYYPEGQRQLIDLKDWLFEGLILKEKDFRQAVKDYDWAQHQDQYIAIDCSADAIVPVWSYMLISNAISPYAKKVVKGNLENLESIIFHELINTLDINPFKNQRVIVKGCSHLPIPESAYVAITNKLSPVVKSIMYGEACSSVPIYKKK; encoded by the coding sequence ATGAGTGATGAAATTGTCAATAGAGTAGCCAATAGTGGCTTGGTCAATTTCGATTTAGAAGCGTATTATCCTGAAGGACAACGCCAACTCATTGACCTCAAAGATTGGCTGTTTGAAGGTTTAATTCTCAAAGAAAAAGACTTCAGACAAGCCGTCAAAGATTACGATTGGGCACAGCACCAAGACCAATACATAGCTATAGACTGCAGTGCCGATGCCATAGTGCCGGTATGGTCTTATATGCTCATCAGTAACGCTATAAGTCCTTACGCTAAAAAGGTAGTCAAAGGAAATCTAGAGAATTTAGAGTCCATTATCTTTCACGAGCTAATAAATACCCTTGACATTAACCCTTTCAAAAATCAAAGAGTTATCGTTAAAGGCTGTAGTCATTTGCCTATTCCTGAAAGTGCCTATGTAGCCATAACCAATAAACTTAGCCCTGTAGTCAAAAGTATCATGTATGGAGAAGCCTGTTCTTCCGTACCCATTTATAAGAAGAAATGA
- a CDS encoding DUF3050 domain-containing protein has product MNPKIIEIKEYILPLRQLLLEHPVYQQLRHLDDLNILMEQHVFAVWDFMALLKSLQFGLTSTNAPWMPIGNPKTRRLINEIVLEEESDMDIEGNPSSHYEMYLQSMQQSGANTQQVERFIARLLSGYSHKELLKFNVEQLKDYTLEFVNTTFEIIHRGKLHEIAAAFTFGREDLIPDMFRSIVNDLDKNFPGKLDTFRYYLDRHIELDEEVHTPLALQMIEELCGEDEQKWLEAKQVARECLKARIKLWDGIEHSIKERKIEEAIS; this is encoded by the coding sequence ATGAATCCAAAAATAATAGAGATAAAAGAGTACATTTTACCCCTTAGACAGTTGTTGTTAGAACACCCTGTTTATCAGCAGTTGCGCCATCTTGATGACCTCAACATTCTGATGGAACAGCACGTTTTTGCGGTTTGGGATTTTATGGCGCTGCTCAAGTCTCTACAGTTTGGATTGACCAGCACCAATGCCCCTTGGATGCCCATAGGCAACCCTAAAACCAGACGACTGATAAACGAAATTGTTCTGGAAGAAGAAAGCGATATGGACATTGAAGGCAATCCATCGAGTCACTACGAAATGTACCTACAGTCCATGCAACAAAGCGGAGCAAACACTCAACAAGTGGAACGCTTTATTGCTCGTTTGCTTTCAGGTTATTCTCATAAAGAATTGCTCAAATTCAATGTCGAGCAACTCAAAGACTACACCCTTGAATTTGTCAATACCACCTTTGAAATCATTCACCGAGGCAAATTGCACGAAATAGCTGCTGCCTTTACTTTTGGTAGAGAAGACCTTATACCAGATATGTTCCGTTCCATCGTTAACGATTTGGACAAAAATTTTCCAGGCAAACTAGACACTTTTCGCTACTATCTCGATCGACATATTGAACTAGACGAAGAAGTGCACACCCCTCTTGCATTACAAATGATAGAAGAATTGTGTGGAGAAGATGAGCAAAAATGGCTAGAGGCTAAACAAGTCGCTAGAGAATGTTTAAAAGCTCGTATCAAATTATGGGACGGTATAGAACACAGCATCAAAGAACGAAAGATAGAAGAAGCTATCTCATAA